A window of the Gemmatirosa kalamazoonensis genome harbors these coding sequences:
- a CDS encoding bifunctional 4-hydroxy-2-oxoglutarate aldolase/2-dehydro-3-deoxy-phosphogluconate aldolase, translating into MATTLASTDATVLARLRQTKIVPVIVINDAEDAVPLAAALTEGGLACAEVTFRTKAAGEALRRICAENPDMLAGAGTVLTPQQAADAKAAGAHFIVAPGFSPAVVDYCLEHDIPVYPGVCTPTDVEAALAKGLKTLKFFPAEPAGGVNYLKAISAPYNMVEFMPTGGINASNIGAYLAMKNVVACGGSWMAPNDWIAAKAFDRIREATRQAVEVVR; encoded by the coding sequence ATGGCCACGACGCTCGCATCGACCGACGCCACCGTGCTGGCGCGCCTGCGGCAGACGAAGATCGTTCCGGTGATCGTCATCAACGACGCTGAGGACGCCGTGCCGCTCGCGGCGGCGCTCACCGAGGGCGGCCTCGCGTGCGCGGAGGTGACGTTCCGCACGAAGGCCGCCGGCGAGGCGCTGCGGCGCATCTGCGCCGAGAACCCCGACATGCTCGCCGGCGCCGGCACCGTGCTCACGCCGCAGCAGGCCGCCGACGCGAAGGCGGCGGGGGCGCACTTCATCGTCGCGCCGGGGTTCAGCCCCGCGGTGGTGGACTACTGCCTCGAGCACGACATCCCGGTGTACCCCGGCGTCTGCACGCCGACGGACGTCGAGGCCGCGCTCGCGAAGGGGCTGAAGACGCTGAAGTTCTTCCCCGCGGAACCGGCCGGCGGCGTGAACTACCTGAAGGCCATCAGCGCGCCGTACAACATGGTGGAGTTCATGCCCACGGGTGGCATCAACGCCTCGAACATCGGCGCGTACCTGGCGATGAAGAACGTGGTCGCGTGCGGCGGCTCGTGGATGGCGCCGAACGATTGGATCGCCGCGAAGGCGTTCGACAGGATTCGCGAGGCGACGCGTCAGGCCGTCGAGGTGGTTCGATAG
- a CDS encoding tagaturonate reductase: MTDTTTLPRLNRSLVPDADRRLLELPEKAVQFGTGAFLRGFIDFFVDAANRQGTFDGRIVAVGSTGSGRDEILEAQDGLYTLVSQGVVNGAVAQDTRVVSSVSRALSANAEWDAVLAVARSPELALVFSNTTEVGIVLDESDAFEMSPPKSFPAKLARFLYERASAFEYDPARSVVVVPCELIEDNGAKLKAIVRAHAERWRLDARFLAWLDAVPFCDTLVDRIVPGAPKGAEAERLRETLGYDDGLLTTCEPYRLFAIRGDAALKARLGFADADPGIVVTDDITPYRELKVRLLNGTHTAFVPAALLAGCETVREAVEHPLVGRLVKRLMFDEIAPTVPAPGAEQFARDVLDRFSNPFIRHALVDITLQATMKTRVRLVPTIERYAAAHGAAPPALAFGIAAYLLLQRPEHDALRKTDDQAGPVRAAWAGLAPAGAIPDDRRDEIAAELVRCVLSDVALWSTDLTAVPSFGVSVTASLLGMLRDGVPAALEALLAAPARPE, encoded by the coding sequence GTGACCGACACGACCACGCTGCCGCGTCTCAATCGCTCGCTCGTCCCGGACGCGGACCGGCGGCTGCTGGAGCTTCCGGAGAAGGCGGTGCAGTTCGGCACCGGCGCGTTCCTCCGCGGCTTCATCGACTTCTTCGTCGACGCGGCGAACCGGCAGGGAACGTTCGACGGGCGCATCGTCGCCGTCGGATCCACGGGCAGCGGGCGCGACGAGATCCTCGAGGCGCAGGATGGCCTGTACACGCTCGTGTCGCAGGGCGTCGTGAACGGCGCCGTCGCCCAGGACACGCGCGTGGTGTCGAGCGTCAGCCGTGCCCTGTCGGCGAACGCGGAATGGGACGCGGTCCTCGCCGTCGCGCGGTCGCCGGAGCTGGCGCTCGTGTTCTCGAACACGACCGAGGTGGGGATCGTGCTCGACGAGAGCGACGCGTTCGAGATGTCGCCGCCGAAGTCGTTCCCCGCGAAGCTCGCGCGCTTCCTGTACGAGCGCGCCTCGGCGTTCGAGTACGACCCCGCGCGGTCGGTCGTGGTGGTGCCGTGCGAGCTGATCGAGGACAACGGGGCGAAGCTGAAGGCGATCGTGCGCGCGCACGCCGAGCGGTGGCGGCTGGACGCGCGGTTCCTGGCGTGGCTCGACGCGGTGCCGTTCTGCGACACGCTCGTCGACCGCATCGTGCCGGGCGCGCCGAAGGGCGCCGAGGCGGAGCGGCTGCGCGAGACGCTCGGCTACGACGACGGCCTGCTGACGACGTGCGAGCCGTACCGCCTGTTCGCGATTCGCGGCGACGCCGCGTTGAAGGCGCGGCTCGGCTTCGCCGACGCGGACCCGGGCATCGTCGTCACGGACGACATCACGCCGTATCGCGAGCTGAAGGTGCGGCTGCTGAACGGTACCCACACCGCGTTCGTGCCGGCGGCGCTGCTCGCCGGGTGCGAGACGGTGCGCGAGGCGGTGGAGCATCCGCTCGTCGGCCGGCTCGTGAAGCGGCTCATGTTCGACGAGATCGCGCCGACGGTGCCGGCGCCCGGGGCGGAGCAGTTCGCGCGCGACGTGCTCGATCGGTTCTCCAACCCGTTCATCCGCCACGCGCTGGTCGACATCACGCTGCAGGCGACGATGAAGACGCGCGTGCGGCTCGTGCCGACGATCGAGCGGTACGCGGCCGCGCACGGCGCGGCCCCACCGGCGCTCGCCTTCGGCATCGCCGCGTACCTGCTGCTCCAGCGCCCCGAGCACGACGCGCTGCGCAAGACGGACGACCAGGCGGGCCCGGTGCGCGCCGCGTGGGCCGGCCTCGCGCCCGCCGGTGCGATCCCCGACGACCGCCGCGACGAGATCGCCGCGGAGCTCGTGCGGTGCGTCCTCTCCGACGTGGCGCTGTGGTCGACGGATCTGACGGCGGTGCCCAGCTTCGGCGTGTCGGTGACGGCGTCGCTGTTAGGCATGCTGCGCGACGGCGTGCCGGCCGCGCTCGAGGCGCTGCTCGCGGCGCCGGCCCGACCGGAATGA
- a CDS encoding glycoside hydrolase family 28 protein, translated as MPNTNPSRRTFVKTLAAGAGALALAPSLEACRTLGAGGASKTGWDLVPDILARIKPPTFPARMFDVTQYGAKGDGATDCTAAFRAAIDACNGAGGGRVMVPAGRFLTGPIHLKSNVDLHVTKDATVLFTTDTKAYLPQVLTRFESTELMGYSPFIYALDQQNIAVTGEGTLDGQAGEENWWRWKGGANRSGQSQVPARNRLVEMAERGVPVAQRVFGEGDYLRPNFIQPYRCRNVLIEGVTIVRSPMWEINPTLCTNVTVRGVKIASHGPNNDGCDPDSCRDVLIENCEFDTGDDCIAIKSGRNADGRRLHVPTEYVIVRGCRMKDGHGGVTIGSEISGHVRYVFAEKCTMDSPNLDRALRFKNNAMRGGILEHIYMRDVTVGQVADAVLSVDLYYEEGQNGPYEPVVRDVEMRNVTSRKSKYGLYMRAYPRSEIADVRILDCHFDGVEKGNVTDGVRGLALQNVTMNGRPITA; from the coding sequence ATGCCTAACACCAATCCCTCCCGCCGCACGTTCGTGAAGACGCTCGCCGCCGGCGCGGGCGCGCTGGCGCTCGCTCCGTCGCTCGAGGCGTGCCGCACGCTCGGCGCGGGCGGCGCGTCGAAGACGGGGTGGGACCTGGTGCCCGACATCCTCGCGCGCATCAAGCCGCCGACGTTCCCGGCGCGGATGTTCGACGTCACGCAGTACGGCGCGAAGGGCGACGGCGCCACCGACTGCACCGCCGCGTTCCGCGCCGCGATCGACGCGTGCAACGGGGCGGGTGGCGGCCGGGTGATGGTGCCGGCGGGACGGTTCCTCACCGGGCCGATCCACCTGAAGAGCAACGTGGACCTGCACGTGACGAAGGACGCCACGGTACTGTTCACGACCGACACGAAGGCGTACCTGCCGCAGGTGCTCACGCGCTTCGAGAGCACGGAGCTCATGGGCTACTCGCCGTTCATCTACGCGCTCGACCAGCAGAACATCGCCGTCACCGGCGAGGGGACGCTCGACGGCCAGGCGGGCGAGGAGAACTGGTGGCGGTGGAAGGGCGGCGCGAACCGCAGCGGCCAGTCGCAGGTGCCGGCGCGCAACCGGCTCGTGGAGATGGCGGAGCGCGGCGTGCCCGTCGCGCAGCGCGTGTTCGGCGAGGGCGACTACCTGCGGCCGAACTTCATCCAGCCGTACCGGTGCCGCAACGTCCTCATCGAAGGCGTGACGATCGTGCGGTCGCCGATGTGGGAGATCAATCCCACGCTGTGCACGAACGTCACCGTGCGCGGCGTGAAGATCGCCTCGCACGGCCCGAACAACGACGGCTGCGATCCCGACTCGTGCCGCGACGTGCTGATCGAGAACTGCGAGTTCGACACCGGCGACGACTGCATCGCCATCAAGTCGGGGCGCAACGCCGACGGGCGCCGCCTGCACGTGCCCACGGAGTACGTGATCGTGCGCGGCTGCCGGATGAAGGACGGCCACGGCGGCGTGACGATCGGCTCCGAGATCTCCGGCCACGTGCGCTACGTGTTCGCGGAGAAGTGCACGATGGACAGCCCGAACCTCGACCGCGCGCTCCGCTTCAAGAACAACGCGATGCGCGGCGGGATCCTGGAGCACATCTACATGCGCGACGTCACCGTGGGACAGGTGGCCGACGCGGTGCTCTCGGTCGACCTGTACTACGAGGAGGGGCAGAACGGCCCCTACGAGCCCGTGGTGCGCGACGTCGAGATGCGGAACGTGACGAGCAGGAAGAGCAAGTACGGGCTCTACATGCGCGCCTATCCGCGCTCCGAGATCGCCGACGTCCGCATCCTCGACTGCCACTTCGACGGCGTGGAGAAGGGGAACGTCACCGACGGCGTGCGCGGACTCGCGCTGCAGAACGTGACGATGAACGGCCGCCCGATCACCGCCTGA
- a CDS encoding glycoside hydrolase family 28 protein — protein MPTRREFLAASGATLVGLALPRGALLGAAPEDPAVAAILRRIVAPTFPSRAFRVTDHGAVGNGVADCRPAFAQAIDACNRAGGGRVIVPAGRWVSNGPIHLKSAVELHLEAGATIRFSADPAHYLPMVLTRWEGTECYNYSPLVYAYEATNVAITGPGTLDGNGAAGFAAWRAKQDADVNRLRQMGIDQVPVHERVFGPGHVLRPGMVQLFGCRNVLLDGFTIVDATFWSVHPLLCQNVTMRGVTVRSRNPNNDGIDPESSVDVLVERCTFDTGDDCIAVKSGRDQDGWRVGQAAANIVLRDCDMTSLKAALCIGSEMSGGVRDVHLYGCRVKSCATGAYFKTNLDRGGSIRRVRIHDVTIGEAESFINFTTAYQGYRGGKFPPDVRDVSLERVTCDHAKTGIRAVGVPDAPLRDLLLRDVTLTRADVPHEVKYVENLKLERVRVNGQLLSGLS, from the coding sequence ATGCCGACGCGTCGGGAGTTCCTCGCGGCGAGCGGTGCGACGCTCGTCGGACTCGCCCTGCCGCGGGGCGCGCTGCTCGGCGCGGCCCCGGAGGATCCGGCCGTCGCGGCGATCCTGCGGCGCATCGTGGCGCCGACGTTCCCGTCGCGCGCCTTCCGCGTCACCGATCACGGCGCCGTGGGGAACGGCGTCGCCGACTGCCGTCCCGCGTTCGCGCAGGCGATCGACGCGTGCAACCGCGCGGGCGGCGGACGCGTGATCGTGCCCGCGGGGCGCTGGGTGTCGAACGGGCCGATCCACCTCAAGAGCGCCGTCGAGCTGCACCTCGAGGCCGGCGCGACGATCCGCTTCAGCGCCGACCCCGCGCACTACCTGCCGATGGTGCTCACGCGGTGGGAGGGCACCGAGTGCTACAACTACTCGCCGCTCGTCTACGCGTACGAGGCGACGAACGTCGCGATCACCGGCCCGGGCACGCTCGACGGCAACGGCGCCGCGGGGTTCGCGGCGTGGCGCGCGAAGCAGGACGCGGACGTGAACCGGCTGCGGCAGATGGGGATCGACCAGGTGCCGGTGCACGAGCGCGTGTTCGGCCCCGGCCACGTGCTGCGCCCCGGCATGGTGCAGCTCTTCGGCTGCCGCAACGTGCTGCTCGACGGCTTCACGATCGTCGACGCGACGTTCTGGAGCGTGCATCCGCTGCTCTGCCAGAACGTGACGATGCGCGGCGTGACGGTGCGGAGCCGCAACCCGAACAACGACGGCATCGACCCGGAGTCGAGCGTCGACGTGCTCGTGGAGCGGTGCACGTTCGACACCGGTGACGACTGCATCGCGGTGAAGTCGGGGCGCGACCAGGACGGATGGCGCGTGGGGCAGGCGGCGGCGAACATCGTGCTCCGCGACTGCGACATGACGTCGCTGAAGGCCGCGCTGTGCATCGGCAGCGAGATGTCCGGCGGCGTGCGCGACGTGCACCTCTACGGCTGCCGGGTGAAGAGCTGCGCCACCGGCGCGTACTTCAAGACGAACCTCGACCGCGGCGGCTCGATCCGGCGCGTGCGCATCCACGACGTCACGATCGGCGAGGCGGAGAGCTTCATCAACTTCACGACGGCGTATCAGGGCTACCGCGGCGGCAAGTTCCCGCCCGACGTGCGCGACGTGTCGCTCGAGCGGGTGACGTGCGACCACGCGAAGACCGGCATCCGCGCCGTCGGCGTGCCCGACGCCCCGCTGCGCGACCTGCTGCTCCGCGACGTGACGCTCACGCGCGCCGACGTGCCGCACGAGGTGAAGTACGTAGAGAACCTCAAGCTCGAGCGCGTGCGGGTGAACGGGCAGCTGTTGAGTGGCCTTTCATGA
- a CDS encoding MFS transporter: protein MAEKIGRYRWTICALLFFATTINYIDRQVLGILAPVLQRELHWSETDYSAVVSWFTAAYALGYLFAGRLLDKVGTRAGYAIAIVIWSVAAMSHSLARNAFQFSLARFGLGLGESGNFPASIKTVAEWFPARERALATGIFNAGTNVGAIVAPIMVPIIASAFGWRAAFIWTGLLSATWLVFWLVIYRPPQEHPRLSAGERAYITSDQPPTGAVRMRWTELLKHRQTWAFALGKGMTDPIWWFYLFWLPKFLDARFGLKLSQLIAPLVVIYLIADFGSIFGGWLSGALIKRGWSVNAGRKTTMLIAATIIVPTMFAPRVDGMWTAICIVGIAAAAHQWWSANIFTLASDMFPRQAVGSVVGIGGFTGALTGFGFQRLTGWILQNNGSNYTPVFLMCGFAYLTALLVIHLLVPRLQQARLEAA, encoded by the coding sequence ATGGCCGAGAAGATCGGCAGGTACCGCTGGACGATCTGCGCGCTGCTGTTCTTCGCGACGACGATCAACTACATCGACCGCCAGGTGCTCGGCATCCTGGCGCCGGTGCTGCAGCGCGAGCTGCACTGGTCGGAGACCGACTACAGCGCGGTCGTGTCGTGGTTCACGGCGGCCTACGCGCTCGGCTACCTGTTCGCGGGGCGGCTGCTCGACAAGGTGGGGACGCGCGCCGGCTACGCGATCGCGATCGTGATCTGGAGCGTCGCGGCGATGTCGCACTCGCTGGCGCGCAACGCGTTCCAGTTCAGCCTCGCGCGCTTCGGGCTCGGGCTCGGCGAGTCGGGCAACTTCCCGGCGTCGATCAAGACGGTGGCGGAGTGGTTCCCGGCACGCGAGCGCGCGCTGGCGACGGGGATCTTCAACGCGGGGACGAACGTCGGGGCCATCGTGGCGCCGATCATGGTGCCCATCATCGCGTCGGCCTTCGGCTGGCGGGCGGCGTTCATCTGGACGGGCCTCCTGAGCGCGACGTGGCTCGTGTTCTGGCTCGTGATCTACCGCCCGCCGCAGGAGCACCCGCGGCTCTCGGCCGGGGAGCGGGCGTACATCACGAGCGACCAGCCGCCGACCGGGGCGGTGAGGATGCGGTGGACGGAGCTGCTGAAGCACCGCCAGACGTGGGCGTTCGCGTTAGGCAAGGGGATGACCGACCCGATCTGGTGGTTCTATCTGTTCTGGCTCCCCAAGTTCCTCGACGCGCGGTTCGGGCTGAAGCTCTCGCAGCTCATCGCGCCGCTGGTGGTGATCTATCTCATCGCGGACTTCGGGTCGATCTTCGGCGGCTGGCTGTCGGGCGCGCTCATCAAGCGCGGATGGTCGGTGAACGCCGGACGGAAGACGACGATGCTCATCGCCGCGACGATCATCGTGCCGACGATGTTCGCGCCGCGCGTGGACGGGATGTGGACGGCGATCTGCATCGTCGGCATCGCCGCGGCGGCCCACCAGTGGTGGTCCGCGAACATCTTCACGCTGGCGAGCGACATGTTCCCGCGGCAGGCGGTGGGCTCGGTGGTCGGCATCGGGGGCTTCACGGGCGCGCTGACGGGCTTCGGGTTCCAGCGACTGACCGGCTGGATCCTGCAGAACAACGGCAGCAACTACACGCCGGTGTTCCTGATGTGCGGCTTCGCGTATCTGACGGCGCTGCTCGTCATCCATCTGCTCGTGCCGCGGCTGCAGCAGGCGCGGCTCGAGGCGGCGTGA
- the pelA gene encoding pectate lyase: MSRRWVVIGLAVLAPASSAQPAHPPGWNPTDSIRQLPSYRPAHDTVTLLTPARIARYARRDSAAWMAYLARSRAVHARDTASMQAELRRVGRDTMTRAPYTHDFDVKPWMTPAWFATDSARRMADVILTYQAPNGGWSKHVDFTQHPRAPGESYFAETNTWGWISTLDNSSTTEELHFLALADRARPDARYRAAFLRGLDWLLDAQYPNGCWPQNYPLEGSYHDAATFNDGAIVNATRLLRETAEGRYPFVPAATRERARTGAANGLACMLNTQVRVGGALTVWGQQHDPLTLAPTSARSYELTSLTGSESVAIVRYLMSVPSPSARVVAAVHAAADWYRRTALRDSVYEGYELRARPGAGPLWARLYEIGTNRPIFSNRDGVLLYDWNKLTDRRRGYGWFTTEPATMLQEYDAWAKAHPR; the protein is encoded by the coding sequence ATGTCGCGCCGCTGGGTCGTGATCGGGCTCGCCGTACTCGCACCGGCGAGTAGCGCGCAGCCCGCGCATCCGCCGGGGTGGAACCCGACGGACTCGATCCGGCAGCTGCCGTCGTACCGGCCGGCGCACGACACCGTCACGCTCCTCACGCCCGCCCGCATCGCACGCTACGCGCGGCGCGACTCGGCGGCGTGGATGGCGTATCTCGCGCGCTCGCGCGCCGTGCACGCGCGCGACACGGCGTCCATGCAGGCGGAGCTCCGCCGCGTCGGACGCGACACGATGACGCGCGCGCCGTACACGCACGACTTCGACGTGAAGCCGTGGATGACGCCGGCGTGGTTCGCGACCGACAGCGCGCGCCGCATGGCGGACGTCATCCTCACCTACCAGGCCCCGAACGGCGGCTGGTCGAAGCACGTCGACTTCACGCAGCATCCGCGCGCGCCCGGCGAGAGCTACTTCGCGGAGACGAACACGTGGGGATGGATCTCCACGCTCGACAACAGCTCCACGACGGAGGAGCTGCACTTCCTCGCGCTCGCCGACCGTGCCCGCCCCGACGCCCGCTACCGCGCGGCGTTCCTGCGCGGGCTCGACTGGCTGCTCGACGCGCAGTACCCGAACGGCTGCTGGCCGCAGAACTATCCGCTCGAGGGGAGCTACCACGACGCCGCGACGTTCAACGACGGCGCGATCGTGAACGCGACGCGCCTGCTGCGCGAGACGGCCGAGGGACGCTATCCGTTCGTGCCGGCGGCGACGCGCGAGCGGGCGCGCACGGGCGCCGCGAACGGGCTCGCATGCATGCTGAACACGCAGGTGCGCGTCGGCGGCGCGCTCACGGTGTGGGGACAGCAGCACGACCCGCTCACGCTCGCCCCGACGAGTGCGCGCAGCTACGAGCTCACGTCGCTCACGGGCTCGGAGAGCGTGGCGATCGTGCGCTATCTCATGAGCGTGCCGTCGCCGAGCGCGCGCGTGGTCGCAGCGGTGCACGCGGCCGCCGACTGGTACCGGCGCACGGCACTGCGCGACTCCGTGTACGAGGGCTACGAGCTGCGCGCGCGTCCGGGAGCGGGTCCGCTCTGGGCGCGTCTCTACGAGATCGGCACGAACCGCCCGATCTTCAGCAACCGCGACGGCGTGCTGCTCTACGACTGGAACAAGCTCACCGATCGGCGGCGCGGATACGGCTGGTTCACGACGGAGCCCGCGACGATGCTGCAGGAGTACGACGCGTGGGCGAAGGCCCATCCCCGCTGA
- a CDS encoding sugar kinase produces MAQPQRVVTFGEVMLRLKSPGFERLFQSPVLEATFGGAEANVAVSLCNYGLQARFATAIPSNNIGDACVGELRRWGVDTSAVKRQGDRMGIYFLETGANQRPSKVTYDRAGSSIASAKSGDFDWDAIFDGASWFHVSGVTPALSQSAADLSIEAAKAAQAKGVTVSCDYNYRKNLWKYGKKAPEVMRELVKHVDVGIANEEDCQMSLGVKMDDVDVHSGQLDTEKYEAMAKKVLAEFPNLKKQVITLRESHSADRNGWSACMHNGTEFLMSKHYDITDIVDRVGGGDSFAGGMIYGLLSYPNDQQALEFATAASCLKHSINGDFNRVTVPEVEALMKGDASGRVQR; encoded by the coding sequence ATGGCCCAACCCCAGCGGGTGGTCACGTTCGGCGAGGTGATGCTGCGACTGAAGTCGCCCGGGTTCGAGCGGCTGTTCCAGTCGCCGGTGCTGGAGGCGACGTTCGGCGGCGCGGAGGCGAACGTCGCCGTGTCGCTGTGCAACTACGGGCTGCAGGCGCGCTTCGCGACGGCCATCCCGTCGAACAACATCGGCGACGCGTGCGTGGGTGAGCTGCGCCGGTGGGGCGTCGACACGAGCGCGGTGAAGCGCCAGGGCGACCGCATGGGGATCTACTTCCTGGAGACCGGCGCGAACCAGCGCCCGTCGAAGGTGACGTACGACCGCGCGGGGTCGAGCATCGCGTCGGCGAAGAGCGGCGACTTCGACTGGGACGCGATCTTCGACGGCGCGAGCTGGTTCCACGTCAGCGGCGTGACGCCGGCGCTGTCGCAGAGCGCGGCCGACCTCTCCATCGAGGCGGCGAAGGCGGCGCAGGCGAAGGGCGTCACCGTGAGCTGCGACTACAACTACCGCAAGAACCTCTGGAAGTACGGCAAGAAGGCGCCGGAGGTGATGCGCGAGCTCGTGAAGCACGTCGACGTCGGCATCGCGAACGAGGAAGACTGCCAGATGTCGCTCGGCGTCAAGATGGACGACGTCGACGTGCACTCCGGGCAGCTCGACACGGAGAAGTACGAGGCGATGGCGAAGAAGGTCCTCGCCGAGTTCCCGAACCTGAAGAAGCAGGTCATCACGCTGCGCGAGAGCCACAGCGCGGACCGCAACGGCTGGTCGGCGTGCATGCACAACGGGACCGAGTTCCTGATGAGCAAGCACTACGACATCACCGACATCGTGGACCGCGTCGGTGGCGGCGACTCGTTCGCGGGCGGGATGATCTACGGGCTGCTCAGCTACCCGAACGACCAGCAGGCGCTGGAGTTCGCGACGGCGGCGAGCTGTCTCAAGCACTCGATCAACGGCGACTTCAACCGGGTGACGGTGCCGGAGGTGGAGGCGCTCATGAAGGGCGACGCGAGCGGCCGCGTCCAGCGGTAG